The Deltaproteobacteria bacterium genome includes a region encoding these proteins:
- a CDS encoding cupin domain-containing protein: protein MAKRDTSYEIWMREEGIPVVEGYGVTDVTQLSLQPWQRTGGRGAFIDLKGMEGFTGMYVSEIPPGGALNAENHLYEELIYIIEGFGSTELWSAGEEKRKMHFEWQQGSLFAIPLNTRHRMINGSREPVFFLAVTSAPLMIDLLHNVPFVMGSDYKFADRFDSESNYFVPKNDRKELGGFINWETNFIADARGALVDPSEAKGFGVKITSFDMGGSTLVGHIAEWPVGRYHKAHFHQGGAILLILRSQGYTLMWPQEAGLRPYRSGNGGKVVRVDWREGSVFSPPSGWFHQHFNTGKEQARQLAFRYSGQSGKYLLGCWRAINKEGVRTTVREGGTLIDYEDEDPQLRIDFEAAIEKLGVASAMPPFDYLDL, encoded by the coding sequence GTGGCGAAACGCGATACCAGTTATGAAATATGGATGCGAGAGGAAGGCATCCCGGTGGTCGAAGGGTACGGCGTTACCGATGTCACACAGTTGTCGCTGCAACCTTGGCAGCGCACCGGCGGCAGGGGCGCCTTTATCGATTTGAAGGGCATGGAAGGGTTTACCGGCATGTACGTCAGTGAGATTCCTCCTGGCGGCGCCCTCAATGCGGAAAATCATTTGTACGAGGAATTGATCTACATCATCGAAGGATTTGGCTCCACCGAGCTATGGTCCGCCGGTGAAGAGAAGCGCAAAATGCATTTCGAATGGCAACAGGGAAGCCTGTTCGCGATTCCGCTCAATACCCGCCATCGCATGATCAACGGCAGCCGCGAGCCGGTGTTTTTTTTGGCGGTCACCAGCGCGCCGCTGATGATAGATCTGTTGCACAACGTTCCCTTTGTCATGGGCAGCGATTATAAATTCGCCGATCGCTTCGACAGCGAGAGCAATTATTTTGTCCCGAAGAACGATCGCAAAGAGTTGGGCGGTTTCATCAACTGGGAAACCAACTTTATCGCCGACGCGCGCGGCGCTTTGGTCGATCCATCGGAAGCCAAAGGCTTCGGCGTAAAAATTACTTCCTTCGACATGGGCGGCAGCACCTTGGTCGGCCACATCGCCGAGTGGCCGGTGGGACGTTATCACAAGGCGCACTTTCATCAGGGCGGCGCGATTTTATTGATTCTCCGCTCGCAAGGTTACACGCTCATGTGGCCTCAGGAAGCGGGCTTGCGTCCCTATCGCAGCGGCAACGGCGGCAAAGTCGTGCGCGTCGATTGGCGCGAAGGCAGCGTCTTTAGTCCGCCGAGCGGTTGGTTCCATCAACATTTCAACACCGGCAAAGAGCAAGCGCGCCAATTGGCGTTTCGCTACAGCGGCCAGTCGGGAAAATATCTGCTCGGCTGCTGGCGCGCGATCAATAAAGAAGGCGTGCGCACCACCGTGCGCGAGGGCGGCACCTTGATCGACTACGAGGATGAAGATCCGCAGCTGCGCATCGACTTCGAAGCGGCGATCGAGAAACTCGGCGTCGCTTCGGCGATGCCGCCGTTCGATTACTTGGATCTGTAG
- a CDS encoding extracellular solute-binding protein: protein MNAMKEIKPDIFGLLLCCMIAIPFAVNAQNAKPAWQTDWDKTIELAKKEGKVVVSLPASTDLRAAIERLFEKRYGIDVEPLVGRASSLVRKMIDESKAGVRYVDLHMGGSESLVTGMLPEGVVDALDPYMILPEVKDPKQWWGGHIWVDNAKKFAYSTSAYQSESLWFNSQLIKSEDVRSFDDLLDEKLKGKIGFLDPRTPGSGASMWSYLRELKGEEYLKKLAGQKLALSRDQRVLAEILAKGKIALVLGLTYYSYAPFLKAGLPVAPLPVPKEGVYVSGGSGHLVALKNAPHPNAAKLFTNWFLSREGQEVYTRAMHQPTRRLDVDAKWLREFGVIPAKDSLTVEQYYKRENQSEEKINRLREPAAALARKLFG, encoded by the coding sequence ATGAACGCAATGAAAGAAATTAAACCCGACATCTTCGGCCTTTTGCTTTGCTGCATGATCGCGATCCCATTCGCGGTCAATGCCCAGAATGCGAAACCTGCTTGGCAAACCGACTGGGACAAAACCATCGAGCTCGCCAAGAAGGAAGGCAAGGTCGTGGTGTCGTTGCCGGCGAGCACGGATCTGCGCGCGGCGATCGAGAGGCTTTTTGAAAAGCGCTACGGCATCGACGTCGAACCACTGGTCGGACGCGCGTCTTCGTTGGTGCGCAAGATGATCGACGAGAGCAAGGCCGGCGTGCGCTATGTCGACCTGCACATGGGCGGCAGCGAATCGCTGGTCACCGGCATGTTGCCGGAGGGAGTGGTCGATGCGCTCGATCCATACATGATTCTGCCCGAGGTCAAAGATCCCAAGCAATGGTGGGGCGGCCATATCTGGGTCGACAACGCCAAGAAGTTTGCTTACTCGACTTCGGCTTATCAGTCGGAAAGTTTGTGGTTCAATTCTCAATTGATAAAGTCCGAAGACGTGCGCTCTTTCGACGATCTGCTCGATGAAAAGCTCAAGGGTAAAATCGGCTTTCTCGATCCGCGCACGCCCGGTTCGGGCGCCTCCATGTGGTCCTATTTGCGCGAACTCAAAGGTGAGGAGTATCTCAAGAAACTGGCGGGCCAAAAGTTGGCGTTGAGCCGCGATCAGCGGGTCTTGGCGGAAATTCTGGCCAAGGGCAAAATCGCGCTGGTTTTGGGCCTGACTTATTATTCCTACGCGCCATTTTTGAAAGCCGGCTTGCCGGTGGCGCCGCTGCCGGTGCCCAAAGAGGGCGTCTATGTCAGCGGCGGCAGCGGCCATCTCGTGGCGTTAAAAAACGCGCCTCATCCCAATGCCGCTAAACTTTTCACCAATTGGTTTTTGAGCCGCGAAGGGCAGGAAGTTTATACCCGCGCCATGCATCAACCGACGCGCCGCTTGGACGTCGATGCCAAGTGGCTGCGTGAATTCGGTGTGATTCCAGCCAAGGACAGTTTGACCGTCGAGCAATATTACAAGCGAGAAAATCAGTCCGAGGAAAAGATCAATCGTCTGCGCGAACCGGCGGCGGCATTGGCTCGCAAACTGTTTGGCTAG
- a CDS encoding extracellular solute-binding protein produces MKCPEARLFTLLLSVASAGGFLPSALAQSKNPEWDKVVEAAKKEAKVVVSLPASNELRAAIERLFEKRYGIDVEPVVGRASTVVRKMVDEAKAGVRYTDVHMGGAESVVTGMLPEGVVDALEPYMLLPEVKDPKQWWGGHIWVDNAKKFAYSSMAYQPETLWFNSQLMKAEEVRSFDDLLDEKLKGKIGFLDPRTPGSGASLWSYLREVKGEDYLRKLVGQKLALSRDQRVLAEILANGNISFVLGLSYYSYAPFIKAGLPVARLPVPKEGMYVAGGSGQVVVLKNAPHPNATRLFLNWFLSREGQEVYTRAMQQSTRRLDVDTKWLREFGVIPAKDGLTQEQYYKRQNQSEDKINRWREPAAALARNLLG; encoded by the coding sequence ATGAAATGCCCCGAAGCCAGATTATTTACGCTTCTCCTGAGCGTTGCCAGCGCCGGAGGTTTCCTGCCGTCGGCGTTGGCGCAAAGCAAGAATCCCGAATGGGACAAGGTTGTCGAAGCCGCCAAGAAAGAAGCCAAAGTGGTGGTGTCGCTGCCGGCGAGTAACGAGTTGCGCGCCGCTATCGAACGGCTTTTCGAAAAACGTTACGGCATCGACGTCGAACCGGTGGTGGGCCGGGCATCCACTGTCGTTCGTAAAATGGTCGACGAAGCCAAAGCTGGCGTACGCTACACCGACGTGCACATGGGCGGCGCCGAGTCCGTGGTGACCGGCATGTTGCCAGAGGGCGTTGTCGATGCCCTCGAACCCTACATGTTGCTGCCCGAAGTAAAGGATCCCAAACAATGGTGGGGCGGCCATATCTGGGTCGACAACGCGAAGAAGTTTGCTTACTCGAGCATGGCCTATCAGCCAGAGACATTGTGGTTCAATTCTCAATTGATGAAAGCCGAAGAGGTGCGCAGCTTCGACGATCTGCTCGATGAGAAGCTCAAAGGCAAGATCGGTTTTCTCGATCCGCGCACGCCCGGTTCCGGGGCGTCGCTGTGGTCCTATCTGCGCGAGGTCAAGGGCGAAGACTATCTGCGCAAGTTGGTTGGCCAAAAATTGGCCTTGAGCCGCGACCAGCGGGTGCTGGCGGAGATTCTCGCCAATGGCAATATCTCTTTTGTGCTCGGACTGAGCTACTACTCCTACGCGCCGTTTATCAAAGCAGGTTTGCCGGTGGCGCGGCTACCCGTACCCAAGGAGGGTATGTATGTCGCCGGTGGCAGCGGTCAAGTGGTGGTATTGAAAAACGCGCCACATCCCAATGCCACGCGATTGTTTCTCAATTGGTTCCTGAGCCGCGAAGGTCAGGAGGTTTACACCCGGGCCATGCAACAATCGACGCGGCGCTTGGACGTTGACACCAAGTGGCTGCGTGAATTCGGCGTGATTCCAGCGAAGGACGGATTGACCCAGGAGCAATATTACAAACGGCAGAATCAATCCGAGGACAAGATCAATCGTTGGCGCGAACCGGCGGCGGCATTGGCGCGTAACTTGTTAGGTTAA
- a CDS encoding extracellular solute-binding protein: MIRARVRSSAHALIVMLLLAASGGAQTRSPEWDKVVDAAKKEARVVVSIPTSAELRKEFESGFQKAFPGIELELSVARGASNINKIAEEQNAGVKGIDLHIGGTTSIITGLLAQNHLEPVMPAMIVPEVRDPKYWWGGHLWADSAKKFIYGFTAYMTETIWYNTTLVKPEEISSWDSLLEPKWKGKIVILDPRSPGSGESTWAFLLRIKGESYLNKLAAQEMMVGRNLRQLGENIARGKSAVSIGLSYYTYVPFIKAGLPVKPISIIKEGYYAASGSGNVVLLKNAPHPNATKVFLNWLLSRDGQAALTRALGQPTRRFDVDTKWTREFGHTAAKEILTPEKYDELENGSEEVVNKFRKPAMQLAEKLFK, encoded by the coding sequence ATGATTCGAGCCCGAGTCCGTTCGTCAGCTCATGCTCTTATCGTGATGTTGTTGCTGGCCGCTTCCGGTGGCGCGCAAACCAGAAGCCCTGAATGGGACAAGGTCGTCGACGCGGCGAAAAAAGAAGCGCGTGTGGTGGTGTCGATTCCCACCAGCGCCGAGCTGAGAAAAGAATTCGAAAGCGGATTTCAAAAAGCTTTTCCGGGGATTGAACTCGAGTTGAGCGTGGCGCGCGGCGCCAGCAATATCAATAAAATCGCCGAGGAGCAGAACGCCGGTGTCAAGGGCATCGATCTGCACATCGGCGGCACGACTTCGATTATCACCGGATTGTTGGCGCAGAATCATCTCGAACCCGTCATGCCGGCGATGATAGTGCCCGAGGTGCGCGATCCGAAGTACTGGTGGGGCGGCCATTTGTGGGCCGACAGCGCTAAGAAATTTATTTACGGCTTCACCGCCTACATGACCGAAACCATTTGGTACAACACCACGCTGGTTAAGCCCGAAGAGATTTCCTCCTGGGACAGCCTGCTCGAGCCCAAGTGGAAGGGCAAAATAGTGATCCTCGATCCCCGGTCGCCCGGCTCAGGAGAATCCACCTGGGCATTTTTACTGCGCATCAAAGGCGAGTCTTATCTTAACAAGCTCGCGGCTCAGGAAATGATGGTCGGACGCAATCTGCGTCAGCTGGGCGAAAACATCGCCCGGGGCAAATCGGCGGTCTCCATCGGTCTGTCCTATTACACCTATGTGCCGTTCATCAAAGCCGGCCTGCCGGTCAAACCGATCTCGATCATCAAAGAGGGTTACTACGCGGCGAGCGGTAGCGGCAACGTCGTGCTGCTCAAGAATGCGCCTCATCCGAACGCGACTAAGGTTTTTCTCAATTGGCTGCTCAGCCGCGACGGCCAGGCAGCTCTAACCCGCGCCTTGGGCCAGCCGACGCGCCGTTTCGACGTCGATACCAAATGGACCCGGGAATTCGGCCACACCGCCGCCAAGGAAATTTTAACGCCGGAAAAATATGACGAGCTAGAAAATGGTTCGGAAGAGGTCGTCAACAAGTTTCGTAAGCCGGCCATGCAGCTGGCCGAGAAATTATTCAAGTAG
- a CDS encoding ABC transporter substrate-binding protein, translating into MSRKLFLGPITLLSVCLCTGSVFAQTKPSEWDKIVEAAKKEGKVVASIPPTPELRKLMEITFTRRYGIATEFVPARGGAIIQRMVSEAKANTQYFDLHIGGTESIITGLLPENVLDAVDPYMILPEVRDPKQWWGGHIYIDYAKRYVYNFVAYQTVSLWSDPNQYKPAEFKSFDDLLSPKLQGKIGISDPRTPGSGSSMWSYMHYIKGEEYLKKLVAQKLFITRDLRLLAENLARGKIAVTSGIGYSEFQPFIKANLPVVALPVPKEGLYVSGGYGHLTVLKNPPHPNAAKVFVNWLLSRDGQEVFARGMGVGSRRLEIDTKWLRDYGVITAKDFLTLEQYHKYENQSEEKINKIREPAAAFARKVLGS; encoded by the coding sequence ATGAGTCGTAAACTTTTCCTCGGTCCGATCACGCTTCTAAGCGTTTGCCTGTGCACCGGCTCGGTGTTTGCTCAAACAAAGCCGAGCGAGTGGGACAAGATCGTCGAGGCGGCGAAAAAAGAAGGCAAGGTCGTCGCGTCGATTCCGCCAACGCCTGAGCTGCGTAAGCTGATGGAGATTACCTTTACACGCCGTTACGGCATCGCCACGGAATTCGTTCCGGCGCGCGGCGGCGCGATCATTCAGCGCATGGTCAGCGAAGCCAAAGCGAACACCCAGTATTTCGATCTGCACATCGGCGGCACGGAGTCGATCATCACCGGCCTGTTGCCGGAAAACGTACTCGATGCGGTCGATCCATATATGATTCTGCCCGAAGTGCGCGATCCCAAGCAGTGGTGGGGCGGCCATATCTACATCGACTATGCCAAGCGCTATGTCTACAACTTCGTCGCCTATCAGACCGTCAGTCTGTGGAGCGATCCTAACCAGTACAAGCCAGCTGAGTTCAAATCCTTCGACGATCTGTTAAGCCCCAAACTGCAAGGCAAGATCGGCATCAGCGATCCGCGTACGCCAGGATCGGGATCGTCGATGTGGTCCTACATGCACTACATCAAGGGCGAAGAGTATTTGAAAAAACTCGTCGCGCAGAAACTTTTTATCACGCGGGATCTGCGGCTGTTGGCGGAGAACTTAGCGCGCGGGAAAATCGCGGTGACCTCGGGCATCGGCTATTCGGAGTTTCAACCATTCATCAAAGCCAACCTGCCGGTGGTGGCGTTGCCGGTGCCCAAAGAAGGACTCTACGTCAGCGGCGGCTACGGCCATTTGACCGTGCTCAAGAACCCGCCCCATCCCAACGCAGCCAAAGTTTTCGTCAACTGGCTGCTCAGTCGCGACGGCCAGGAAGTTTTCGCCCGCGGCATGGGCGTCGGCAGCCGCCGCTTGGAAATCGACACCAAGTGGTTGAGAGATTACGGCGTCATCACGGCGAAAGATTTCTTGACCCTCGAGCAATATCACAAGTATGAAAACCAGTCCGAAGAAAAGATCAACAAGATTCGCGAGCCGGCGGCGGCCTTCGCGCGCAAAGTGCTTGGCAGCTAG
- a CDS encoding extracellular solute-binding protein, whose translation MKIFLYFSLILGSCLMAGIAFAQNARLRPGEWDTIVEAGRKEGKVVVSVPVSPELRKDFERAFKQRFGIEAELITGRAAAIVAKIQQEAKAGVQSFDLHIGGSESLVTGLLSESMLEPFDPAMILPEVKNPANWWGGHLWVDNAKRYIYTSLAYVTENLWYHADQVKPDEIRSFNDLLHPKWSGKIGYLDPRTPGSGSSLWSFLWQIKGEAYLRKLVAQKMFIGRDQRQLAENLAKGTNSLVIGLTYYSFAPFIKAGLPVKPLPNPPDEVYVSGGSGNISIIKGAPHPNAAKVFVNWFLSREGQDLFSRVLGQGTRRLDVDTHWLKDVGVMAAKDVLSPDQYSKLENQSEDKIVKVREPAAQLARKLLD comes from the coding sequence ATGAAAATATTTTTATACTTCTCACTGATTCTTGGCTCGTGTTTGATGGCGGGAATTGCGTTCGCTCAAAACGCCCGGCTACGGCCGGGTGAATGGGACACGATCGTTGAAGCCGGCCGCAAGGAAGGTAAGGTCGTGGTCTCGGTCCCGGTAAGCCCCGAGCTGCGCAAGGATTTTGAAAGAGCGTTTAAGCAACGCTTCGGCATCGAGGCGGAACTTATCACCGGTAGGGCCGCCGCCATCGTCGCCAAAATTCAGCAAGAAGCCAAAGCCGGAGTGCAAAGTTTCGATCTGCATATCGGCGGCAGCGAATCCTTGGTCACCGGGCTTTTGTCCGAGTCTATGTTGGAGCCTTTCGATCCCGCGATGATTCTCCCGGAGGTCAAAAACCCGGCTAACTGGTGGGGTGGCCATCTCTGGGTCGATAACGCCAAGCGTTACATCTACACGAGCCTAGCTTACGTAACGGAAAACCTCTGGTACCACGCCGATCAGGTGAAGCCCGATGAAATCCGCTCGTTCAACGATCTGCTGCATCCTAAGTGGTCCGGTAAGATTGGTTATCTCGATCCACGCACGCCGGGATCTGGCAGCTCGCTCTGGTCTTTTCTCTGGCAGATCAAAGGCGAGGCTTATCTTAGAAAACTGGTCGCTCAAAAGATGTTCATCGGCCGGGATCAGCGGCAGCTGGCGGAGAATCTCGCCAAGGGCACGAACAGTCTCGTCATCGGTCTGACCTATTATTCTTTCGCGCCTTTCATCAAGGCCGGCCTGCCAGTCAAGCCGCTGCCCAATCCGCCCGACGAAGTCTACGTCAGCGGCGGCAGCGGCAATATCTCGATCATCAAGGGCGCGCCCCATCCCAACGCGGCGAAAGTCTTCGTCAACTGGTTTCTCAGCAGAGAAGGGCAAGATTTGTTTTCCCGCGTGTTGGGCCAGGGCACCAGGCGCTTGGATGTCGACACTCACTGGCTGAAAGATGTCGGTGTCATGGCCGCAAAAGATGTTCTGTCTCCGGATCAATATTCCAAGCTGGAAAATCAGTCGGAAGACAAGATCGTCAAAGTGCGCGAGCCCGCCGCCCAGTTGGCGCGCAAGCTTTTAGACTAG
- a CDS encoding extracellular solute-binding protein — protein sequence MKFRMYMIAQVALIVGLVLPAEFVSAQVAKSAAPSDLQRLADAAKTDGKLVISIPPSGEFRKALEDNFGKRFGISLELVPARGATLITRMVDEAKAGVAYFDLHIGGTESAVRGLLSEGILDPVDPWIVLPEAKDARNWWGGHIWMDNAKRFIYSFAAYQTESLWHNANLVKPDEVLSFDDLLNPKWQGKIGFSDPRTPGSGASMWSYIRSIKGEGFLKSLVGQKMFISRDLRVLAESTAREKIAIAVGLIYADFAPFLKAGMPIKPLPQPKEGMYATTGYGNLMVLKNALHANAARLFINWFLSKDGQEVYTQGMAEPSRRLDVDAAALKKTGISAAKDIMSIEEFHKRENQSEEKVYKVRAPGADLARKLLD from the coding sequence ATGAAGTTTCGAATGTACATGATCGCGCAAGTAGCCTTGATCGTCGGTCTAGTGTTGCCGGCTGAATTCGTTTCGGCCCAGGTCGCCAAGTCGGCTGCGCCCAGCGATCTGCAAAGGTTGGCCGATGCCGCTAAGACAGACGGCAAACTGGTGATTTCGATTCCGCCAAGCGGCGAATTTCGCAAGGCGCTTGAAGACAACTTCGGCAAGCGTTTCGGCATCAGCCTCGAACTAGTCCCCGCCCGGGGCGCAACCTTGATCACGCGCATGGTCGATGAAGCCAAGGCCGGCGTTGCCTACTTCGATCTCCATATCGGCGGCACGGAGTCGGCGGTCAGAGGGCTCTTAAGCGAGGGAATCCTCGATCCGGTGGATCCCTGGATAGTCTTACCGGAAGCGAAAGATGCGCGAAATTGGTGGGGCGGCCATATTTGGATGGATAACGCCAAACGGTTTATTTACAGCTTTGCCGCCTATCAAACCGAGAGCCTCTGGCACAACGCCAACCTCGTCAAGCCGGATGAAGTTCTGTCCTTCGACGATCTGTTGAATCCGAAATGGCAGGGTAAGATCGGCTTCAGCGATCCGCGCACTCCAGGATCGGGCGCGTCCATGTGGTCCTATATCCGCTCGATTAAGGGCGAAGGCTTCCTCAAGAGTCTGGTTGGGCAGAAGATGTTTATTTCGCGAGACCTGCGGGTGCTTGCGGAGAGCACGGCGCGGGAGAAGATCGCGATTGCTGTCGGCCTGATCTACGCCGACTTCGCGCCCTTCTTAAAAGCCGGCATGCCGATCAAGCCGCTGCCTCAACCGAAGGAGGGCATGTATGCCACCACCGGTTACGGTAACTTGATGGTGCTCAAGAATGCGCTCCATGCCAACGCCGCCAGGCTGTTTATCAACTGGTTTCTCAGCAAAGACGGCCAGGAAGTTTACACCCAAGGCATGGCCGAACCGTCGCGACGGCTCGACGTCGACGCCGCCGCGCTCAAGAAGACCGGCATCAGCGCGGCCAAGGATATCATGAGCATCGAGGAGTTTCATAAGCGCGAGAATCAGTCAGAAGAGAAAGTCTACAAAGTGCGCGCGCCCGGCGCTGATCTCGCACGCAAGCTGTTGGATTAG
- a CDS encoding UbiD family decarboxylase, translating into MAGRDLRDYINDLEERNELQRIKAEVDWNEELGAITREISSQYGPALLFENITGHKNTLCRRLFTNGTGSKKRLCWILGVPDTTSDAEIVRVFKDRFANPVKPMTVNSGPVKENIVKGDDVDLFQLPVPKWNPLDGGRYIMTSGSVVTRDPDSGTLNVGTYRGMIGTKNTIGVLLATTQGWGMHFTKHKSRNEPMPVAVVLGWDQSLFMAASTPVIHPEYEMAGSLRRAPVELVKCETSDLMVPASAEIVLEGFVSPDPKTFTLEGPFSEYPGYYGGSKSPKHTIQVTCITYRNDPIFHGCLTGATPGRTNECSTWTPATFSAMAWQTLEQAGVANVKAVWRGKWPEMLRVQIHKSHRGHAQQVATALWGSHLGNYAGKHVIVVDDDIDIHDWEAIEWALCYRVNAGLGDITTFAGSSGSMLDPSVPLADRNSVKYGHGLWTRVLIDATINWELEPQEQYGGHRYPPLGTTISPDMAETLKRRWKEYGF; encoded by the coding sequence ATGGCAGGAAGAGATTTGCGCGACTATATCAACGATCTGGAAGAACGAAACGAGCTCCAGAGAATAAAAGCCGAAGTCGATTGGAACGAAGAGCTCGGCGCGATCACCAGAGAAATTTCCAGCCAATATGGCCCGGCGCTGCTGTTCGAAAATATCACCGGCCACAAAAATACTTTGTGTCGCCGGCTGTTCACCAACGGCACCGGCAGCAAAAAACGCTTGTGTTGGATCCTCGGCGTCCCTGACACGACTTCAGATGCCGAGATCGTGCGTGTGTTCAAAGATCGCTTCGCCAACCCGGTCAAGCCGATGACGGTGAACAGCGGACCTGTCAAAGAAAATATCGTCAAAGGCGACGATGTCGATCTGTTTCAACTGCCGGTGCCCAAGTGGAATCCTTTGGACGGCGGCCGTTACATCATGACCTCCGGCAGCGTGGTTACGCGCGATCCCGACAGCGGCACGCTCAACGTCGGCACCTACCGTGGTATGATCGGCACTAAGAATACCATCGGCGTGCTCTTGGCGACCACTCAAGGCTGGGGCATGCACTTCACTAAACATAAAAGCCGCAACGAGCCGATGCCGGTGGCGGTAGTGTTGGGTTGGGATCAGTCGTTGTTCATGGCCGCTTCGACACCGGTGATTCATCCCGAATATGAGATGGCCGGCTCGCTGCGGCGCGCGCCGGTGGAGCTCGTCAAATGCGAAACTAGCGATCTGATGGTTCCTGCCTCCGCCGAGATCGTGCTCGAAGGATTCGTTTCACCAGATCCCAAAACCTTTACATTAGAAGGTCCGTTCAGCGAGTATCCCGGCTACTACGGGGGCAGTAAGTCGCCTAAGCATACGATTCAAGTGACCTGCATCACTTACCGTAACGATCCGATCTTTCATGGTTGCCTGACCGGCGCCACTCCTGGGCGGACCAACGAATGCAGCACCTGGACGCCGGCGACTTTCTCGGCGATGGCTTGGCAAACTCTAGAACAGGCTGGTGTGGCGAATGTAAAGGCGGTCTGGCGCGGCAAGTGGCCGGAAATGTTGCGCGTGCAAATTCACAAATCCCATCGTGGCCATGCCCAGCAAGTGGCCACGGCGCTGTGGGGCAGCCATCTTGGCAACTACGCCGGCAAGCATGTAATCGTGGTCGATGACGACATCGATATCCACGATTGGGAAGCGATCGAGTGGGCGCTTTGTTATCGCGTCAATGCCGGCCTAGGCGATATCACGACGTTTGCCGGCTCTTCAGGCTCGATGCTCGACCCCAGCGTGCCGCTGGCCGACCGTAACTCGGTGAAATACGGCCACGGCCTTTGGACCCGCGTGTTGATCGACGCGACGATTAACTGGGAGCTCGAACCGCAAGAACAGTATGGTGGCCACCGTTATCCACCGTTGGGTACGACAATCTCGCCGGACATGGCCGAGACCTTGAAGCGCCGGTGGAAAGAATACGGTTTCTAA